The Spirosoma foliorum genome has a window encoding:
- a CDS encoding UTP--glucose-1-phosphate uridylyltransferase yields the protein MNVFIETITSADPAVRNRSFFDISRNLSANTLLKALRELDEFRKSTPNLYDKVRAILFLYAGFRFFLMETKEIPAIGKIPYAGFDDLLARRFEQAIATFLQDLDKRGPNATLFSGLADSYHQLSFQTLADQVRKSVRSSKGNQWMFRVGHQAEHPIRIHPSLLQRSDNSLFYPILHEQTSVRMDLTHSGWSDIFFLGMDYPEGARVVNISIDLGVFGRDKDIRPPLHCYVRVISEPVLRLTSVDLNTTKDVHDLADLFNFGNDYLSLVKAGVIASGLIPPSFEGTNQSLAEILARIVAPGMGIELVTKVNDIPKGSRFAVSTNLLGSIISLLMRATSQTKNLEGGLQESERRLVASRAILGEWIGGSGGGWQDSGGVWPGIKAIQGTFAQEGDPEFGISRGTLLPRHRVLQGEEVHPDIQEKIMNSLVLMHGGMASNVGPILEMVTEKYLLRGNNEWNARQQTNQIFDNILAAIKEGDIKKLGQNTARNWEGPIKTIIPWASTYFTEQIIAKAKKQLGDDYYGFLMLGGMSGGGMGMFVNPAHYEEYKMKVLEMLRKTKNELSDSLPFAMEPVVYNWSINNKGTWATLQEGNQALMPEQYYGIQVSELVRKDPGSISYVRRAEIDYFTTYCDQNNLAYPLLRTIVSNLFKVSDPTSQGNRSAENEKADRVKKENGFDYIQHNEIREEIQKGRIGLSRNRLSAETAIDDVLPGDLVSLESLSAAAQAGEAAIRSGKAAILSLAAGVGSRWTKGAGVIKAINPFVEIDGVHRSFLEIHLAKTRKVAERYGAAIPHLVATSYLTHEPIRKKLDLTNNFGYQGPTFLSPGRSIGQRFVPMERDLRFLWEDMPQETLDENKQKVRDAVRQSMIAWAKSKGEGSDYVDNIAAQRFSPLGHWYEVSNLLRNGTLAALLAQYPQVETIMLHNIDTLGADVDPAVLGYHLESGNALTFEVVPRRIEDRGGGLARVNGQLRLLEGLAQPREEDELNLSYYSTNTTWIQIDPLLKLFGLTRADLQTGDEAQLAKAVRSVAHRIPTYVTIKDVKYRWGHGQEDIYPVAQIEKLWSDMSALADVKCGYIEVPRFRGQQMKDPAQLDSWVTDGSKDYVASLCIFAESTVAQ from the coding sequence ATGAATGTTTTTATAGAAACGATTACGTCTGCCGATCCCGCTGTTCGTAACCGATCCTTTTTTGATATAAGCCGAAATTTATCCGCCAATACCTTATTAAAAGCGCTGCGTGAACTGGACGAATTTCGAAAGTCTACGCCCAATCTCTACGATAAAGTCCGGGCGATTCTTTTCCTGTATGCTGGTTTCCGCTTTTTTCTGATGGAAACAAAGGAGATTCCGGCCATTGGAAAAATCCCCTACGCTGGTTTCGACGATTTGCTAGCTCGCCGATTTGAGCAGGCTATTGCCACGTTTTTGCAGGATTTGGACAAACGAGGTCCCAATGCAACCCTGTTCAGTGGATTGGCCGATAGCTACCATCAGTTGTCTTTCCAGACACTGGCTGATCAGGTTCGTAAGAGTGTTCGGTCTAGCAAGGGTAACCAGTGGATGTTCCGGGTAGGGCATCAGGCCGAGCATCCGATTCGGATTCACCCGAGTCTTCTTCAACGCTCAGATAACTCGCTCTTCTACCCGATTCTGCACGAGCAGACCTCCGTCCGGATGGACTTGACCCATAGCGGCTGGTCGGATATTTTCTTCCTCGGGATGGATTATCCCGAAGGTGCCCGGGTTGTTAATATCTCCATTGATCTGGGCGTTTTTGGGCGCGACAAAGACATTCGACCACCCCTGCATTGTTATGTGCGGGTTATATCAGAACCTGTTCTTCGCCTGACCAGCGTGGATTTGAACACCACCAAAGATGTTCACGACCTCGCTGATCTGTTCAATTTTGGTAATGACTACCTGAGTCTGGTCAAAGCCGGGGTTATTGCATCGGGGCTGATTCCGCCTTCGTTTGAAGGTACGAACCAATCGCTGGCCGAAATTCTGGCTCGCATTGTGGCGCCCGGCATGGGTATTGAACTCGTTACGAAAGTGAACGATATTCCCAAAGGCTCCCGGTTTGCCGTGTCAACCAACTTGCTAGGTTCGATCATCAGTCTGCTGATGCGTGCTACGAGTCAGACGAAAAATCTGGAAGGCGGTTTACAGGAAAGCGAACGACGTTTGGTAGCCTCACGGGCGATTCTGGGTGAATGGATTGGCGGTTCGGGTGGTGGCTGGCAGGATTCGGGTGGTGTCTGGCCGGGTATTAAAGCCATTCAGGGCACATTTGCGCAAGAGGGCGACCCCGAATTTGGCATTAGTCGGGGTACGTTGCTGCCTCGCCACCGGGTGTTACAAGGCGAAGAAGTACATCCTGATATTCAGGAGAAAATCATGAACTCGCTGGTGTTGATGCACGGAGGCATGGCTTCTAACGTTGGACCTATTCTGGAAATGGTAACCGAAAAGTACCTGCTCCGGGGTAACAATGAATGGAATGCCCGCCAGCAAACGAACCAGATTTTTGACAATATCCTGGCCGCTATTAAGGAGGGAGATATTAAGAAACTAGGCCAAAACACGGCCCGAAACTGGGAAGGCCCCATCAAAACAATTATTCCCTGGGCTTCGACTTATTTCACGGAGCAGATCATTGCCAAAGCGAAAAAACAACTTGGCGACGATTATTATGGCTTCCTGATGCTGGGAGGGATGTCGGGTGGAGGAATGGGCATGTTTGTCAATCCGGCTCATTACGAAGAGTACAAAATGAAGGTACTGGAGATGCTTCGAAAAACGAAAAACGAGCTCTCCGATTCGCTTCCTTTTGCAATGGAGCCCGTCGTCTACAATTGGAGTATCAACAACAAAGGCACGTGGGCCACGCTTCAGGAAGGTAATCAGGCACTTATGCCTGAACAATACTACGGTATTCAGGTGTCGGAGCTGGTGCGGAAAGATCCAGGTTCGATTTCGTACGTGCGCCGGGCCGAGATCGATTACTTCACTACTTATTGCGACCAGAATAACCTGGCGTATCCGTTACTGCGCACTATTGTCAGTAACTTATTCAAGGTTTCTGATCCTACTTCGCAAGGTAATCGGAGCGCTGAAAATGAAAAAGCCGACCGGGTTAAAAAAGAGAACGGCTTCGATTACATTCAGCATAATGAAATTCGTGAAGAGATACAAAAAGGACGTATCGGTCTGTCTCGCAACCGATTGTCGGCCGAAACTGCCATTGACGATGTGTTGCCCGGAGACCTTGTTTCATTAGAATCATTGTCTGCCGCTGCTCAGGCGGGTGAAGCTGCCATTCGGTCGGGCAAAGCTGCCATTTTGAGTCTGGCTGCGGGTGTAGGTAGTCGCTGGACTAAAGGAGCTGGTGTGATCAAAGCGATCAACCCATTCGTGGAGATTGACGGCGTGCATCGGAGTTTTCTGGAAATCCATTTAGCCAAAACCCGGAAAGTAGCCGAGCGCTATGGGGCTGCTATTCCGCACCTCGTAGCGACCAGTTATCTGACCCATGAGCCTATCCGGAAAAAGCTGGACCTGACCAATAATTTTGGTTATCAGGGGCCAACCTTCCTGTCGCCGGGTCGATCCATTGGGCAGCGCTTTGTACCGATGGAACGGGATTTACGCTTTTTGTGGGAAGATATGCCCCAGGAAACGCTTGATGAGAACAAGCAAAAAGTTCGCGATGCGGTGCGTCAGTCGATGATTGCTTGGGCGAAGTCGAAAGGAGAGGGCAGCGATTATGTCGATAATATTGCTGCTCAGCGCTTTTCGCCCCTCGGTCACTGGTATGAAGTATCGAACCTGTTGCGCAACGGTACGCTGGCAGCGTTACTGGCTCAATACCCACAGGTTGAAACAATTATGCTGCACAACATCGATACACTCGGTGCTGATGTAGATCCGGCAGTGCTGGGTTATCACCTCGAATCCGGGAATGCGCTTACGTTTGAGGTTGTGCCCCGTCGCATTGAAGATCGTGGGGGTGGACTGGCGCGCGTAAATGGCCAGCTTCGTCTGTTAGAAGGTTTAGCGCAACCCCGTGAAGAGGACGAATTGAACCTAAGCTATTACAGCACCAATACAACCTGGATTCAGATTGATCCCCTGTTAAAACTGTTCGGCCTCACGCGCGCTGATCTACAAACGGGAGATGAAGCGCAACTGGCTAAAGCCGTACGAAGTGTAGCGCACCGGATTCCGACCTATGTGACGATCAAAGATGTAAAATATCGCTGGGGCCACGGTCAGGAAGACATTTATCCGGTGGCACAAATCGAAAAACTATGGAGTGATATGTCGGCGCTGGCCGATGTAAAATGCGGGTATATCGAAGTCCCTCGCTTCCGGGGCCAACAAATGAAAGACCCCGCTCAACTGGATTCCTGGGTTACCGACGGCAGCAAAGATTATGTAGCTTCTTTGTGCATCTTCGCTGAATCCACTGTGGCTCAATAA
- the pth gene encoding aminoacyl-tRNA hydrolase, whose amino-acid sequence MKFLIVGLGNIGPEYALTRHNAGFMVLDRLAAQHGFTFSMTRLAYTAKWQHKGKQLFFIKPTTYMNLSGRAVQYYMKQENIPVENILIITDDKDLPFGKLRLKPKGSPGGHNGLKNIDEVLNTQEYARLRVGIGNNFSKGRQVDFVLGQFPEDELIQLPGYLDRAGNAAITFCTIGIQAAMNNYNQ is encoded by the coding sequence ATGAAATTTTTGATTGTTGGATTGGGCAATATTGGCCCAGAGTACGCGCTTACCCGCCACAATGCTGGCTTTATGGTTCTGGATCGACTGGCCGCGCAACATGGTTTTACTTTCTCGATGACCCGTTTGGCATATACCGCCAAATGGCAGCACAAAGGGAAGCAGCTTTTTTTTATAAAGCCCACTACCTATATGAACCTCAGCGGGCGGGCGGTGCAGTATTATATGAAGCAGGAGAATATTCCTGTTGAAAACATACTGATTATCACCGATGATAAAGATTTGCCCTTTGGAAAGCTACGCCTGAAGCCTAAAGGATCGCCGGGCGGACATAATGGACTCAAGAATATTGACGAGGTCCTAAATACGCAGGAATATGCCCGACTTCGGGTAGGAATTGGCAATAATTTTTCAAAAGGCAGGCAAGTTGATTTCGTATTGGGGCAGTTTCCGGAGGATGAATTGATTCAATTGCCAGGCTATTTAGATCGTGCAGGCAACGCAGCCATTACTTTTTGTACTATTGGAATACAGGCCGCCATGAATAATTACAACCAATGA